Proteins encoded in a region of the Carassius auratus strain Wakin chromosome 21, ASM336829v1, whole genome shotgun sequence genome:
- the LOC113039172 gene encoding olfactory receptor 146-like, which produces MDNLTFTNTILLMEGLKVAPQSSYPIFILLLLIYVFTMGCNIGLIILISTDKNLHLPMHFLFCNLPLNDILGTTVMLPRLLQDILREVSERYMTYVECVVQAYFVHIFGAASHYVLMIMAFDRYVAICNPLRYTAIMTNKMVVKLSVSAWGLSVLIVSIMLGLTIRLSRCRSKIENPFCDNASLFKLSCESVVINNVFGIIYTVIIFTFSLGSVFITYGKIATVCITSKNKALNRKAIKTCGTHIAVYIVMFVSCASVVFLHRFPEYSESRKLASIMFHIVPPGLNPLVYGLQTKEIRQKFIKLWYRNKVNLK; this is translated from the coding sequence ATGGACAACCTGACATTCACAAACACCATTCTCCTCATGGAAGGACTGAAAGTTGCACCTCAGTCCTCTTATCCCATTTTCATCTTGCTTCTGttgatttatgtttttacaaTGGGATGTAACATTGGACTTATAATACTGATCTCAACAGATAAAAATCTGCATCTTCCTATGCATTTTCTGTTCTGCAATTTGCCACTGAACGATATACTAGGAACCACTGTCATGTTGCCACGCTTACTACAGGATATTTTAAGGGAAGTCTCAGAGCGCTACATGACATATGTGGAGTGTGTTGTTCAAGCATATTTTGTACACATATTTGGGGCCGCAAGCCACTATGTGCTGATGATCATGGCCTTTGACAGATATGTCGCTATATGTAATCCACTGCGATACACAGCCATAATGACCAATAAAATGGTAGTAAAACTATCAGTATCAGCCTGGGGGCTGTCAGTACTTATAGTGTCTATTATGTTAGGTCTCACTATAAGACTGTCTCGCTGCAGATCTAAAATTGAAAACCCTTTCTGTGATAATGCTTCACTGTTTAAACTGTCCTGTGAAAGTGTAGTCATTAATaatgtgtttggaattatttatactgtaattatttttactttctcactTGGGTCTGTATTTATAACATATGGCAAGATTGCTACTGTATGCATAACCAGCAAAAACAAAGCACTCAACAGAAAAGCCATAAAAACGTGTGGCACTCACATAGCTGTTTATATAGTCATGTTTGTTTCCTGTGCAAGCGTGGTTTTTCTCCATCGTTTTCCTGAATACTCTGAAAGCAGAAAACTAGCTAGTATAATGTTTCATATAGTACCACCAGGATTAAATCCTTTAGTATATGGTTTACAAACCAAAGAAATAAGACAAAAGTTTATAAAACTTTGGTACAGAAATAAAGttaatctgaaataa